In Pseudomonas sp. GCEP-101, one DNA window encodes the following:
- a CDS encoding aminotransferase class I/II-fold pyridoxal phosphate-dependent enzyme, with amino-acid sequence MRYSSLVDRMVGPGVAAWDIHYAAIAAQRAGRDVIVLSVGDPDFATPDFITEAAVSALRDGDTHYSDVAGKPALRQAIAALHERRFGQQVGAGNVIVVAGAQNGLFAAAMCLLEKGDEVITFDPIYVTYEATLKATGAVLVGVPTRPENGFRPLAADIAAAITPRSKAIFLANPSNPTGVVLSRDELLGIAELARAHDLWVVVDEVYEGLTFEREHHSFAALPGMAERTLSIGSLSKSHAMTGWRAGWIVANETLVGHLENLALNMFYGLPGFVQEAALAAVQRHDEVVAAMREIYRRRRDLVVAALSDCPRLRVLSPEAGMFVMVDVRATGLSSLEFSWQLFHATGVSVLDAAAFGPQAEGFVRLSFGLSDESMAEACARIIRFVESLPAKASSVGADSVRDISPTAAGRGRGPLLQEPTQPTNKPVIEVRDIHKRFGEFEVLKGVSLSAREGEVISLIGASGSGKSTLLRCINMLEIPNQGSVTVSGETIALTRNRHGEPAVADQKQLTRIRSQLGMVFQSFNLWPHRTVLENLIEAPTFVLHESKAEARERAEALLERVGLAEKRHEYPAFLSGGQQQRVAIARALAVRPKVMLFDEPTSALDPELVGEVLKVIRSLAEEGRTMILVTHEMAFARDVSSHVAFLHKGLIEEEGTAEDVFQRPRSERCRQFVNAHQNR; translated from the coding sequence ATGCGTTATTCGTCGCTTGTGGACAGGATGGTCGGACCCGGCGTTGCCGCCTGGGACATTCACTACGCCGCCATCGCCGCCCAGCGTGCCGGCCGCGACGTTATCGTGCTCAGCGTCGGCGACCCCGATTTCGCAACTCCGGACTTCATCACCGAGGCCGCCGTTTCCGCCTTGCGCGACGGCGACACCCATTACAGTGATGTAGCTGGCAAACCCGCTTTGCGCCAGGCGATAGCCGCCCTGCATGAGCGGCGTTTCGGCCAGCAGGTCGGTGCCGGGAACGTCATCGTCGTCGCCGGGGCGCAGAACGGCCTGTTCGCCGCCGCGATGTGCCTGCTGGAGAAGGGCGACGAGGTCATCACCTTCGATCCCATCTACGTCACCTACGAAGCCACGCTTAAGGCCACCGGCGCGGTGCTGGTCGGCGTGCCGACCCGCCCGGAAAACGGCTTTCGTCCGCTGGCCGCCGACATTGCCGCGGCCATCACCCCGCGCAGCAAGGCGATCTTCCTCGCCAACCCGAGCAACCCCACCGGCGTGGTGCTCAGCCGCGACGAGTTGCTCGGTATCGCCGAGCTGGCCCGCGCCCATGATCTCTGGGTCGTGGTGGACGAGGTCTACGAGGGCCTGACCTTCGAGCGCGAACACCACAGCTTCGCCGCGCTGCCGGGGATGGCCGAGCGCACCCTGAGCATCGGCAGCCTGTCGAAATCCCACGCCATGACCGGCTGGCGCGCCGGCTGGATCGTCGCCAACGAAACCCTGGTCGGGCACCTGGAAAATCTTGCCCTGAACATGTTCTACGGCCTGCCGGGTTTCGTGCAGGAGGCGGCGCTCGCGGCGGTGCAACGCCACGACGAGGTGGTGGCGGCGATGCGCGAGATCTACCGGCGCCGACGTGACCTGGTGGTCGCCGCGCTGAGCGATTGCCCGCGCTTGAGGGTGCTGTCGCCCGAAGCCGGCATGTTCGTCATGGTCGATGTGCGCGCCACCGGCCTCAGTTCGCTGGAGTTTTCCTGGCAACTGTTCCACGCCACCGGCGTGTCGGTGCTCGACGCGGCGGCCTTCGGCCCGCAGGCGGAGGGCTTCGTGCGGCTGTCGTTCGGCCTGAGCGACGAGAGCATGGCGGAGGCGTGTGCGCGGATCATCCGCTTCGTCGAATCCCTTCCGGCGAAGGCCAGTAGCGTAGGAGCGGACTCCGTCCGCGATATCTCACCAACCGCGGCGGGTCGCGGGCGTGGCCCGCTCCTACAAGAGCCGACGCAGCCCACGAACAAGCCGGTCATCGAAGTGCGCGACATCCACAAGCGCTTCGGTGAGTTCGAGGTGCTCAAGGGCGTGTCGCTGTCGGCGCGCGAGGGCGAGGTGATCTCGCTGATCGGCGCCAGCGGCTCGGGCAAGAGCACCCTGCTGCGCTGCATCAACATGCTGGAGATTCCCAACCAGGGCTCGGTCACCGTCAGCGGCGAAACCATCGCGCTGACCCGCAACCGTCACGGCGAGCCGGCGGTGGCCGACCAGAAGCAACTCACCCGCATCCGCTCGCAGCTGGGCATGGTGTTCCAGAGCTTCAACCTGTGGCCGCACCGTACCGTGCTGGAAAACCTGATCGAGGCGCCGACCTTCGTCCTCCACGAGAGCAAGGCCGAGGCCCGCGAGCGCGCCGAGGCGCTGCTGGAGCGCGTCGGCCTGGCCGAGAAGCGCCACGAGTACCCGGCCTTCCTCTCCGGTGGCCAGCAGCAGCGCGTGGCCATTGCCCGGGCGCTGGCCGTGCGGCCGAAAGTCATGCTGTTCGACGAGCCGACCTCGGCGCTGGACCCGGAACTGGTGGGCGAAGTGCTGAAGGTGATCCGCTCGCTGGCCGAAGAGGGGCGCACCATGATCCTGGTGACCCACGAAATGGCCTTCGCCCGCGATGTGTCCAGCCATGTGGCGTTCCTCCACAAGGGGCTGATCGAGGAGGAGGGCACCGCCGAGGACGTCTTCCAGCGGCCGCGCAGCGAGCGCTGCCGGCAGTTCGTCAACGCGCACCAGAATCGCTGA
- a CDS encoding transporter substrate-binding domain-containing protein, which produces MNKKGLCNLMVGAAMLMAGVASAQAETIRFALAAEPYPPFSQKQPDGSWVGFEPDLIRKVCTEMKATCEIDEVAWDGIIPALLAKKIDVIFNSLSITEEREKQIAFSRPYYDTPVAIAAPQAVDVQVSPEGLKGKTIGVQISTVSSNYLKKYYEKIADVRYYDTQDSVNADLVAGRIDLMMADGIAVASFVKSPDAQAAGIVNKGEVKYDPIFGRGVGAGLRKDDTQLKAKMDAAIGKLLASDDYKALSDKYFGMSVAPKQ; this is translated from the coding sequence ATGAACAAGAAAGGTCTGTGCAATCTGATGGTGGGTGCGGCGATGCTGATGGCCGGCGTGGCGAGCGCCCAGGCCGAGACGATCCGCTTCGCCCTGGCCGCCGAACCCTATCCGCCGTTCTCGCAGAAGCAGCCTGACGGCAGCTGGGTCGGCTTCGAGCCGGACCTGATCCGCAAGGTCTGCACCGAGATGAAGGCCACCTGCGAGATCGACGAAGTGGCCTGGGACGGCATCATCCCGGCGCTGCTGGCGAAGAAGATCGACGTGATCTTCAACTCCCTGTCGATCACCGAGGAGCGCGAGAAGCAGATCGCCTTCAGCCGCCCCTACTACGACACCCCAGTGGCCATCGCCGCGCCGCAGGCGGTGGACGTGCAGGTCAGCCCCGAGGGCCTGAAGGGCAAGACCATCGGCGTGCAGATCTCCACCGTCAGCTCCAACTACCTGAAGAAGTACTACGAGAAGATCGCCGACGTGCGCTACTACGACACCCAGGATTCGGTGAACGCCGACCTGGTGGCCGGGCGCATCGACCTGATGATGGCCGACGGCATCGCCGTGGCGTCCTTCGTCAAATCCCCGGATGCCCAGGCCGCCGGCATCGTCAACAAGGGCGAGGTGAAGTACGACCCGATCTTCGGGCGCGGCGTCGGTGCCGGCCTGCGCAAGGACGATACGCAGCTGAAGGCGAAGATGGACGCGGCCATCGGCAAGCTGCTCGCCAGCGATGACTACAAGGCGCTGTCGGACAAGTACTTCGGCATGAGCGTCGCGCCCAAGCAGTGA
- a CDS encoding ABC transporter permease: MQSIFDLIGFGPTGWGPALLKGLLVTLQISVGAFLVGLLIGLAAASAKISGPRPLAALARGYTTLCRAVPELLLILLLFYVGSMGLNQFFEWLGYGQVKLNGMMVAIVVLGLVQGAYASEIFRGAIQSIPYGQIEAARAYGMHGFGLFRRVTLPMMAPNALAGMANLWVNLIKDSALISVVGTNELLYTAKQAAGSTRHYLTFYLTAAALYYVLTVLSNLFAGYLERRFRRWIPAV; encoded by the coding sequence ATGCAAAGCATCTTCGACCTGATCGGCTTCGGCCCTACCGGCTGGGGCCCGGCCCTGCTCAAGGGACTGCTGGTGACCCTGCAGATTTCCGTCGGCGCCTTCCTCGTTGGCCTGCTCATCGGCCTGGCCGCCGCCAGCGCCAAGATCAGCGGGCCGCGGCCATTGGCGGCGCTGGCGCGCGGCTACACCACGCTGTGCCGCGCGGTGCCGGAGCTGCTGCTGATCCTGCTGCTGTTCTACGTCGGCTCCATGGGCCTGAACCAGTTCTTCGAATGGCTCGGCTACGGCCAGGTGAAGCTCAACGGCATGATGGTGGCCATCGTCGTGCTGGGCCTGGTGCAGGGCGCCTACGCGTCGGAGATCTTCCGCGGCGCCATCCAGTCGATTCCCTACGGCCAGATCGAAGCGGCGCGCGCCTATGGCATGCACGGCTTCGGCCTGTTCCGCCGGGTGACCCTGCCGATGATGGCGCCCAACGCCCTGGCGGGCATGGCCAACCTGTGGGTCAACCTGATCAAGGACAGCGCGCTGATCAGCGTGGTGGGCACCAACGAGTTGCTCTACACCGCCAAGCAGGCCGCCGGTTCGACCCGCCACTACCTGACCTTCTACCTCACCGCGGCGGCGCTCTATTACGTGCTCACCGTGCTGTCCAACCTGTTCGCGGGCTACCTGGAGCGGCGTTTCCGCCGCTGGATTCCGGCGGTTTGA
- a CDS encoding ABC transporter permease — MNEHWLFVYGALLLKGLGTTLIILLISASLGFVLALGVALARMSRNFLVSRLALAYTSVIRGTPLLVQIYIFYYGLGSLFAQFPLIRGSFLWPYLRDGFWYIVIALVLSVGAYVGEVVRGGLKAVPRGELEAASAFGMNRTLVLYRVWLPRAIRLLLPTLAGESVMLLKSTALASTIAVVDLLGAANVVRAQTFQVYQPLLLVAAIYICLTFIIEALFAVLERATPVRREAQKPTQRSWLARRRARTAV; from the coding sequence ATGAACGAACACTGGCTATTCGTCTACGGTGCCCTGCTGCTCAAGGGCCTGGGCACCACGTTGATCATCCTGCTGATTTCCGCCTCGCTGGGCTTCGTGCTGGCGCTGGGGGTAGCGCTGGCGCGGATGTCGCGCAACTTCCTGGTCTCGCGCCTGGCGCTGGCGTACACCAGCGTGATCCGTGGCACGCCGCTGCTGGTGCAGATCTACATCTTCTACTATGGCCTGGGCAGCCTGTTCGCGCAGTTCCCGCTGATCCGCGGCAGCTTCCTCTGGCCCTACCTGCGCGATGGCTTCTGGTACATCGTCATCGCCCTGGTGCTTTCGGTCGGCGCCTACGTCGGCGAGGTGGTGCGCGGTGGCCTGAAGGCCGTGCCGCGCGGCGAACTGGAGGCCGCCTCGGCGTTCGGCATGAATCGCACGCTGGTGCTCTACCGGGTGTGGCTGCCACGGGCGATCCGCCTGTTGCTGCCGACCCTGGCGGGGGAGAGCGTGATGCTGCTCAAGTCCACCGCGCTGGCCTCCACCATCGCCGTGGTCGACCTGCTCGGCGCCGCCAACGTGGTGCGCGCGCAGACCTTCCAGGTCTACCAGCCGCTGCTGCTGGTGGCGGCCATCTACATCTGCCTGACCTTCATCATCGAGGCGTTGTTCGCCGTGCTGGAGCGCGCCACGCCGGTGCGCCGCGAGGCGCAGAAGCCGACGCAGCGCTCATGGCTGGCCAGGCGCCGTGCGAGGACGGCAGTTTGA
- a CDS encoding TetR/AcrR family transcriptional regulator gives MDIPRQKAQRATPEERRDHLVRACLKCLVADGHAGISVRRIAKEAGVAVGLVNHHFGSIDALVAQAYETLASEVTQALYQQVDAVGNDPAARMEAFLTGSFSPQVLDPDLLSPWVVFWSLIRHSPPVNEAHERGYHSYLAILEKLISELAHAEGFSVARPRLAAIGLSAMLDGLWLEWCLNPTNFSAADGLELSRCWVEGLRRGAYA, from the coding sequence GTGGATATCCCCCGCCAGAAAGCCCAGCGCGCCACACCCGAGGAACGCCGCGACCATCTCGTGCGCGCCTGCCTCAAGTGCCTGGTCGCCGATGGCCACGCGGGCATCTCGGTGCGCCGCATCGCCAAGGAGGCCGGCGTCGCCGTGGGCCTGGTGAACCACCATTTCGGCAGCATCGACGCGCTGGTCGCCCAGGCTTACGAGACCCTCGCCAGCGAGGTCACCCAGGCGCTCTACCAGCAGGTCGACGCCGTCGGCAACGACCCGGCCGCGCGCATGGAAGCCTTCCTCACCGGCTCCTTTTCGCCCCAGGTGCTGGACCCCGACCTGCTTAGCCCCTGGGTGGTGTTCTGGAGCCTGATCCGCCACTCGCCGCCGGTGAACGAGGCGCACGAACGCGGGTACCACAGCTACCTCGCCATCCTGGAAAAACTCATCAGCGAGCTCGCCCACGCCGAAGGCTTCAGCGTGGCGCGCCCGCGCCTGGCCGCCATCGGCCTCTCCGCCATGCTCGACGGCCTGTGGCTGGAGTGGTGCCTGAACCCGACCAACTTCAGCGCCGCCGACGGCCTAGAACTCAGCCGCTGCTGGGTGGAAGGGCTGCGCCGCGGCGCCTATGCATGA
- a CDS encoding succinylglutamate desuccinylase/aspartoacylase domain-containing protein, with protein sequence MIDDVSFSVPGDSGAELRVRAWRIDGGKPGPAVHLQAGVHADEIAGMLVLHELLPRLRDAASRGVLNGSVTVVPQANPLGTGQFRQGRILGRHHDATARNFNRGFIASAAASGTLDNLTLWQKRLAELAAPADIVLDLHTDDEALQYLYVHECFWPAAQDLAAALRAELAIIWEGDGDGAFEEVVIAPWLAEQRFAGRLVATVELRGQGDVSDALAQQDADGLYRFLGARGVVSDAGPLPEWKGVATPMGFMETVFAPAAGVLVFERELGEWIEAGERFARIIARPGDAGSEHILRAPQSGLLATRYRDRLIPQGAIAAKLTGGTMSSTWSSGALDP encoded by the coding sequence ATGATCGATGACGTATCGTTCAGCGTGCCCGGTGATTCCGGCGCTGAGCTTCGCGTGCGCGCCTGGCGTATCGACGGCGGCAAGCCGGGGCCGGCGGTGCACCTGCAGGCCGGCGTGCACGCCGATGAAATCGCCGGGATGCTGGTGCTTCACGAACTGCTGCCGCGCCTGCGCGATGCCGCCTCGCGCGGTGTGCTCAACGGCAGTGTGACGGTGGTGCCGCAGGCCAATCCCCTGGGCACCGGGCAGTTCCGCCAGGGACGGATTCTCGGCCGACATCACGACGCGACCGCGCGCAATTTCAATCGCGGCTTCATCGCTTCGGCGGCCGCGAGCGGCACGCTGGACAACCTCACACTGTGGCAGAAGCGCCTGGCCGAACTGGCCGCGCCGGCGGACATCGTGCTCGACCTGCACACCGACGACGAGGCGCTGCAATACCTGTACGTGCACGAGTGCTTCTGGCCCGCCGCCCAGGACCTGGCCGCGGCGCTGCGCGCGGAGCTGGCGATCATCTGGGAAGGCGACGGCGACGGCGCCTTCGAAGAGGTGGTGATTGCGCCGTGGCTGGCCGAGCAGCGTTTCGCCGGGCGCCTGGTGGCGACGGTGGAACTGCGCGGGCAGGGCGACGTCAGCGATGCGCTGGCGCAGCAGGATGCCGATGGGCTCTATCGCTTTCTTGGCGCCCGCGGCGTGGTCAGCGACGCGGGGCCGTTGCCGGAGTGGAAAGGTGTCGCCACGCCCATGGGCTTCATGGAAACCGTGTTCGCCCCGGCGGCGGGCGTGCTGGTGTTCGAGCGGGAGCTGGGCGAGTGGATCGAGGCGGGCGAACGCTTCGCCCGGATCATCGCCCGTCCCGGCGATGCCGGCAGCGAGCACATCCTGCGCGCGCCGCAGAGCGGGCTGCTCGCCACCCGCTATCGCGACCGGCTGATCCCCCAGGGCGCCATCGCCGCCAAGTTGACGGGCGGCACGATGTCCAGCACCTGGAGTTCGGGGGCGCTCGATCCGTGA
- a CDS encoding REP-associated tyrosine transposase, whose amino-acid sequence MGFHGKHLRNGRHSLEGQIYLVTTVTYQREPLFVQWNACCSVARGLHQLTHAKLLAWVLMPDHLHCLVQLESGSLSDFMQQLKSLTAVSFNRALKRTGKVWQSGYHDHALRRDEDLKTAARYLVANPVRAGLVRSVRDYPFWNAAWL is encoded by the coding sequence ATGGGATTTCACGGCAAGCATTTGCGCAACGGACGTCATTCGCTCGAAGGGCAGATATATCTGGTGACCACCGTTACCTATCAACGTGAACCGCTATTCGTGCAATGGAACGCATGCTGTTCGGTCGCCCGCGGGCTTCACCAGCTGACACACGCCAAACTCCTCGCCTGGGTGTTGATGCCAGATCATCTGCATTGCCTGGTCCAACTCGAGAGCGGCTCATTGAGCGACTTCATGCAACAGCTGAAATCCCTCACTGCCGTCTCGTTCAACAGAGCCCTGAAGCGCACAGGCAAAGTCTGGCAATCCGGCTATCACGATCACGCCTTGCGCCGTGACGAAGATCTGAAAACCGCAGCCCGCTACCTGGTCGCCAATCCCGTTCGCGCTGGACTTGTCCGCTCTGTTCGAGACTATCCCTTCTGGAACGCCGCCTGGCTGTGA
- a CDS encoding peptide chain release factor 3, whose product MSIQAAEVAKRRTFAIISHPDAGKTTITEKLLLMGKAIAVAGTVKSRKSDRHATSDWMEMEKQRGISITTSVMQFPYREHMINLLDTPGHEDFSEDTYRTLTAVDSALMVLDGGKGVEPRTIALMEVCRLRDTPIVSFINKLDRDIRDPIELLDEIEAVLKIKAAPITWPIGCYRDFKGVYHLAQDKIIVYVPGHGHERIETKIIDKLDSDEARAHLGDLYDNFLEELELVQGACHEFDKDAFLKGEMTPVFFGTALGNFGVDQVLDCIVDWAPQPLERGAHERTVAPTEEKFSGFVFKIQANMDPKHRDRIAFMRICSGKYEKGMKMRHVRLGKDVKIADALTFFSSEREQLEEAYAGDIIGLHNHGTIQIGDTFTEGEALGFTGIPHFAPELFRRVRLKDPLKSKQLRQGLQELAEEGATQVFFPERNNDIILGAVGVLQFDVVASRLKEEYKVECAYEQINVWSARWIECKDEKKLKEFKDKAFENLSVDGGGHLTYLAPTRVNLSLMEERWPDITFRATREHH is encoded by the coding sequence ATGAGCATCCAAGCCGCCGAAGTCGCGAAGCGCCGCACGTTCGCGATCATTTCCCACCCCGACGCCGGTAAGACCACCATTACCGAGAAGCTCCTGCTGATGGGCAAGGCGATTGCCGTCGCCGGTACCGTGAAGTCGCGCAAATCCGACCGCCACGCCACCTCCGACTGGATGGAAATGGAGAAGCAGCGCGGCATCTCCATCACCACCTCGGTGATGCAGTTCCCCTACCGCGAGCACATGATCAACCTGCTCGACACCCCCGGCCACGAAGACTTCTCCGAAGACACCTACCGCACCCTGACCGCGGTGGACTCGGCGCTGATGGTCCTCGACGGTGGTAAGGGTGTAGAGCCGCGCACCATCGCCCTGATGGAAGTCTGCCGCCTGCGCGACACGCCCATCGTCAGCTTCATCAACAAACTCGACCGCGACATCCGCGACCCCATCGAGCTGCTCGACGAGATCGAAGCGGTGCTGAAGATCAAGGCCGCGCCGATCACCTGGCCGATCGGCTGCTACCGCGACTTCAAGGGCGTGTACCACCTCGCCCAGGACAAGATCATCGTCTACGTGCCGGGCCACGGCCACGAGCGCATCGAGACGAAGATCATCGACAAACTCGACTCGGACGAGGCGCGCGCGCACCTGGGCGACCTCTACGACAACTTCCTCGAAGAGCTGGAACTGGTGCAGGGCGCCTGCCACGAGTTCGACAAGGACGCCTTCCTGAAGGGCGAGATGACCCCGGTGTTCTTCGGTACCGCGCTGGGCAACTTCGGTGTCGACCAGGTGCTCGACTGCATCGTCGACTGGGCCCCACAACCGCTGGAGCGCGGCGCCCACGAACGCACCGTGGCACCGACCGAGGAGAAGTTCTCAGGCTTCGTGTTCAAGATCCAGGCGAACATGGACCCCAAGCACCGCGACCGCATCGCCTTCATGCGCATCTGCTCGGGCAAGTACGAGAAGGGCATGAAGATGCGCCACGTGCGCCTGGGCAAGGACGTGAAGATCGCCGATGCGCTGACCTTCTTCTCCAGCGAGCGTGAGCAACTGGAAGAAGCCTATGCCGGCGACATCATCGGCCTGCACAACCACGGCACCATCCAGATCGGCGACACCTTCACCGAAGGCGAGGCGCTGGGCTTCACCGGCATCCCGCACTTCGCCCCGGAACTGTTCCGCCGCGTACGCCTGAAGGACCCGCTCAAGTCCAAGCAGCTGCGCCAGGGCCTGCAGGAACTGGCAGAGGAAGGCGCCACCCAGGTGTTCTTCCCCGAGCGCAACAACGACATCATCCTCGGCGCCGTCGGCGTGCTGCAGTTCGACGTCGTCGCCAGCCGCCTGAAGGAGGAATACAAGGTCGAGTGCGCCTACGAACAGATCAACGTCTGGTCCGCGCGCTGGATCGAGTGCAAGGACGAGAAGAAGCTCAAGGAGTTCAAGGACAAGGCGTTCGAGAACCTCTCCGTGGACGGCGGCGGCCACCTCACCTACCTGGCCCCGACCCGCGTCAACCTGAGCCTGATGGAAGAGCGCTGGCCGGACATCACCTTCCGCGCCACCCGCGAACACCACTGA
- a CDS encoding cation:proton antiporter, giving the protein MLDLAAAFIALTTLLTYVNYRFIRLPPTIGVMATALVFSFIAQGMSLLGYPVLEVEMQQIISRIDFSDVLMTWFLPALLFAGALHVNLADLRNYKWPIGLLATFGVLIATTVIGYLAYYTFALFGWHVDFIYCLLFGALISPTDPIAVLGILKSAGAPKPLATTIVGESLFNDGTAVVVFTILLGILLAGETPTVSSIAWLFVQEAIGGVLFGAALGYGVFLMMRGIDQYQVEVMLTLALVIGGAALAARLHVSAPIAMVVAGLIIGNQARHYAMSDETRRYIDKFWELIDEILNALLFALIGLELLLLPFNWLHVVAAFALGGAVLISRLLTVAPAILVLRQRENGRRQVPAGTIRILVWGGLRGGVSVALALSLPLGEQRDLILSLTYVVVLVSILFQGLSIGPLVRRLYQGTEPAADSQH; this is encoded by the coding sequence ATGCTCGATCTGGCCGCGGCGTTCATCGCGCTGACCACCCTGCTCACCTACGTCAACTACCGCTTCATCCGCCTGCCGCCGACCATCGGCGTCATGGCCACCGCCCTGGTGTTCTCCTTCATCGCCCAGGGCATGTCGCTCTTGGGCTATCCGGTGCTGGAGGTCGAGATGCAGCAGATCATCAGCCGCATCGACTTCTCCGACGTGCTGATGACCTGGTTCCTGCCCGCCCTGCTGTTCGCCGGCGCGCTGCACGTGAACCTCGCCGACCTGCGCAACTACAAGTGGCCCATCGGCCTGCTGGCCACCTTCGGCGTGCTGATCGCCACCACCGTGATCGGCTACCTGGCGTACTACACCTTCGCCCTGTTCGGCTGGCACGTGGACTTCATCTACTGCCTGCTGTTCGGCGCACTGATCTCGCCCACCGACCCCATCGCCGTGCTGGGCATCCTCAAGTCCGCCGGCGCGCCCAAGCCGCTGGCCACCACCATCGTCGGCGAGTCGCTGTTCAACGACGGCACCGCCGTGGTGGTGTTCACCATCCTGCTGGGCATCCTGCTGGCCGGCGAGACGCCCACCGTGTCCTCCATCGCCTGGCTGTTCGTGCAGGAAGCCATCGGTGGCGTGCTGTTCGGCGCGGCGCTGGGCTATGGGGTATTCCTGATGATGCGCGGCATCGACCAGTACCAGGTGGAGGTGATGCTCACCCTGGCCCTGGTGATCGGCGGCGCGGCGCTGGCGGCGCGGCTGCACGTGTCCGCGCCGATCGCCATGGTGGTGGCCGGCCTGATCATCGGCAACCAGGCGCGCCACTACGCCATGTCCGACGAGACGCGGCGCTACATCGACAAGTTCTGGGAGCTGATCGACGAGATCCTCAACGCCCTGCTGTTCGCCCTGATCGGCCTGGAGCTGCTCCTGCTGCCGTTCAACTGGCTGCACGTGGTGGCCGCCTTCGCCCTCGGCGGCGCGGTGCTGATCTCGCGCCTGCTCACCGTGGCCCCGGCCATCCTAGTGCTGCGCCAGCGGGAGAACGGCCGCCGCCAGGTGCCCGCCGGCACCATCCGCATCCTCGTCTGGGGCGGCCTGCGCGGCGGCGTGTCGGTGGCACTGGCGCTGTCCCTGCCCCTGGGCGAGCAGCGCGACCTGATCCTCAGCCTGACCTACGTCGTGGTGCTGGTGTCCATCCTGTTCCAGGGCCTGTCCATCGGCCCCCTCGTGCGGCGCCTCTACCAGGGCACCGAGCCGGCCGCCGACAGCCAGCACTGA
- a CDS encoding ABC transporter permease, producing MVKTTTGKALFGVCFAVVVLALLIHWITPATLWQYREDLLFYLQAHLVLVFASMLAAVAVGIPAGILLSRPALQGQAERLMQVFNVGNTIPPLAVLAIALAIVGIGNGPAILALFLASLLPIVRNTYEGLRAVPASLKEAATGIGMTPRQVLLRVELPNAVPLIMGGVRIALALNVGSAPLAFLIGANSLGSLIFPGIALDDQSKLLLGAVCTALLALVLDGLVVLFSRTLLERGLTR from the coding sequence ATGGTGAAAACCACCACGGGCAAGGCCCTGTTCGGCGTCTGCTTCGCAGTCGTTGTGCTGGCCCTGCTGATCCACTGGATCACCCCCGCCACCCTGTGGCAGTACCGCGAAGACCTGCTGTTCTACCTGCAGGCGCACCTGGTGCTGGTGTTCGCGTCCATGCTGGCCGCCGTCGCGGTCGGTATTCCCGCCGGCATCCTGCTCAGCCGGCCCGCGCTGCAGGGGCAGGCCGAGCGCCTGATGCAGGTGTTCAACGTCGGCAACACCATCCCGCCGCTGGCCGTGCTGGCCATCGCCCTGGCGATCGTCGGGATCGGCAACGGCCCGGCCATCCTCGCGCTGTTCCTCGCCTCGCTGCTGCCCATCGTGCGCAACACCTACGAAGGCCTGCGCGCCGTGCCCGCCTCGCTGAAGGAAGCCGCCACCGGCATCGGCATGACACCGCGCCAGGTGCTGCTGCGCGTCGAACTGCCCAACGCGGTGCCGCTGATCATGGGCGGCGTGCGCATCGCCCTGGCGCTGAACGTCGGCTCGGCACCGCTGGCCTTCCTGATCGGCGCCAACAGCCTCGGCAGCCTGATCTTCCCCGGCATCGCCCTGGACGACCAATCCAAGCTGCTGCTCGGCGCCGTGTGCACCGCGCTGCTGGCGCTGGTGCTCGACGGCCTGGTGGTGCTGTTCAGCCGCACGCTGCTGGAGCGGGGGCTGACACGATGA